The bacterium genome includes the window CGGAAATAATTATTGAGATAGGTCGGGACGAACTCGGCGCGGATCCCCCTTGCGAGCAGATCCCTGCGGCACTCGCGGACGAGCGTGGCCGTCACCCGGAGACGGGCCTCGTCGCCCCCCACCCGATTGAGTTCCTCATTCATCCGCGCTTGGAGGCGGTCCTCCGCGCGTTTCGCTTCCTCCTTGTCGGGTTCGGCCCGAACTGCCGTCGGAGTGAACGAGGGTGCGTTAATTTGTGGTAAATCAGAACCCATAATTAAGGGCCTCCCTTCTCGATGAGGGGGTCCCTATCGTTCTAGAAGCAACTCAAATGCCAAATTGGCACTAAAAAACAGATATTAAGATGCTGATATTATTATAGAATCCAGCCCTGATTTTCGCGGCGTGCCAGGGATCGGACACAAATCGGGGACTTAGGACCCCACTTTGAGGTGGACGACCCTCGCAAGGCTCTCCGTCAGGCGTCGCCTCAAGAGGGGGCTTTTGGAGACCTCCCGGGCCGTCTTTTCCATGACCCGGGTCCCCATTTTTTCGAACCCCTCGCAGACCAGCAGGAGGTCGCACCCGGCCTCCAGGGCCAAGACCGCCGCCTCATCGGGGGCGTATTTTCGCGAGATCGCCTTCATCTGGAGGTCATCGGAGATCACGACACCCCGGTACCCCATCTCCTTCCGCAAGAGGCCCTGTAGGATTCTCGGCGAGAGGGTGGCGGGGAGTTTCGGATCAAGCGCCGGATAGACGACATGGGCGGTCATGAGCATGGGGATCCTCGCCGCGGCTGCCTTCCGGAAAGGGAGAATCTCGACCCGCTCGAGCCCCACCCTGACTCGCCGCACTTTGGGGAGCGTCCGGTGCGAATCGGTCGTCGTGTCACCGTGGCCCGGAAAATGCTTTCCGCAGGTGAGGATCCCTTCCCGTCGAAGGCCTCTTTCGAAGGCGAGCGCGACCAGGGCCGCCGTCTTTGGGTCGCCCGAGAAGGCCCGGTCGCCGATGATGGGGTTTTGGGGATTGGAGTTGACGTCCAAGACGGGCGCGAAGTCCAGATTCACGCCGACGGACTTCAATTCGCGCCCGAGAAGGCGGCCCATGCGCGTCACCAGGCGGAGATCCTTCTCACGCTCGAACAATTTCCCCCAAAAGGCGGCGGGAGGGAACTTGAGGGCGACGGCCGGCAGCCGGCTCACGCGCCCGCCTTCCTCGTCGATCGCGATCAAGAACCGGCGTCCGCCGATTTTCTTCAAGTCCCGGTTGAGGGCCCTCATGCCTTCGAGCGTCGCGATATTTCGTTTGAAAAGAACGACGCCGGCGATGGGGTGCGCGCGAAGCAGGGCCTTCAGCCGCGAAGAGACGGACATCCCCTCAAAGCCCCAGACGAAGAGTTTGGCCACATCCCCGAAAATTCTTTTCACCGGACCTCCTTCACGTCCAGACGATCTCTTAACCCATCCCCCAAGAAATTAAACCCCAGGATCACCGCGGCCATCGCCATGCCCGGCCAGAGGGCCACGTGCGGGGCGATGAGCAGGTACTGCACGCCCTGGTCGATCAAGCGCCCCCAGGTCGGGATGTCCGTCGAAACGCCCAGCCCCAAGAAGGACAAAGTCGACTCGGCCAGGATCACGCCGGCCATGCCGAAGGTCGCTTGAACGAGAAGCGGGGCGAGGAGGTTGGGCACGAG containing:
- the nagZ gene encoding beta-N-acetylhexosaminidase, giving the protein MKRIFGDVAKLFVWGFEGMSVSSRLKALLRAHPIAGVVLFKRNIATLEGMRALNRDLKKIGGRRFLIAIDEEGGRVSRLPAVALKFPPAAFWGKLFEREKDLRLVTRMGRLLGRELKSVGVNLDFAPVLDVNSNPQNPIIGDRAFSGDPKTAALVALAFERGLRREGILTCGKHFPGHGDTTTDSHRTLPKVRRVRVGLERVEILPFRKAAAARIPMLMTAHVVYPALDPKLPATLSPRILQGLLRKEMGYRGVVISDDLQMKAISRKYAPDEAAVLALEAGCDLLLVCEGFEKMGTRVMEKTAREVSKSPLLRRRLTESLARVVHLKVGS